A stretch of DNA from Tigriopus californicus strain San Diego chromosome 11, Tcal_SD_v2.1, whole genome shotgun sequence:
AAAAACTGACTGATTTTTTGCACTTGTGTCGTCGTGTTGTCCGTTTCTATATAATTGGCCAATATGTCATAACCAACTcgcttcatttatttttgctcTAATTTCAGCCCAAGAAACCATTCATAAACAAGCAGTATTGTGTCATCGGGTTCTTCGTCGAATCCAAGATGTGGTTCAACAATCCAAGAATATCGATCGAGACTCTTGGGAAGCGGTTCTATGCTTTTTACTGGCTATCAATGATGCACTTCTAGCACCACCGGCAATAAAAGGTACCTTTTAAGGAAATTGATAAATGTTACTAAATATAAATTCAAGTCCAATGTAAGCACAATAAGATTTTAAGTTTTGGTTAAAGTTTGCGCAGAAAACATCAAAAATAGTCGAAACACATGCGAAGATGATCTCCAAACCTATCAACTGCACCAACACAAGAATATCCGAAATTTACGGAGTTCCTTGTAGTGCTAGGGCGAgtattttatttgatttttgagaaattggccgggCTCGGGTCTGGACTCGTCTAAAGTTATTTATTTAGCTACATAAATGTCGTTGAAACACGGGCTTTTCttcgtcatgaattgaccataTGAGAAAGCAGTCCTTTAATGATGACTTCATTAGCCTTGTTTATATTAGTGAAAACAAGATGAGTCTtattgtttgacttgagtccagAAAAAGACTTCTGCTGGATTCGGCAAGTCTGAGCAAAAGTCAggaaatcaaaggactcgccaCAGCACAATTCCTTGACCAAAGACGACACAGAAGGTGGGCAAAGAGAATTGGGATAAACTGATAGAAATATGACTTTTCTGCTTTGTTGGGTTTTTGCCTCTgtggccaaaaaaaatgtgaacctAACGTAAATCTAAGTTTTTAAACGATGGCTTAAGTCAATGAAAagtagtgttggggcgagtccgaaCTCGAGTGCGAGTTCACTCGAGTCTTTAACTGTATTtcggagaaattggccggactcaagtccggactcgttaaaaaaaatctaaattaTAAAAACATCAATCTAGATATACAGGGTGgacgggataaagtgttacaaacaaaagcatgtattgccactttgaaaattgttctagatacaccagattctggatttagaCTCTTCGATGAACACCCTTTCAGTACAcaaaagattagtcaaattggtcgctcttgaccaaaaatatttacagaaaacacccactgTCAGCCTCACCGGTGGCACGTTTTGTACTGTCCCTAGAAATGACTTTCTAACCTTGGCTTTCGTCCTTCGAAAATTGTTGTTCAGCAAGtgttgcaatggtttcaatgcaaagcgaatgccgttggcaattggggcaccaattttgaaagtaaatggttcatCCATAtagtcacttttgccaaagcaaattctgtaacacgTTTTAAATTCCACCCTGTAGACAATTTCGCAAGacaagtctttttgtttgacctgACTGTAGTAAAAGTCCGtcaaaaagtcgaaaaatcaCACATGCCGGACCCGCCCTAGCGCTAATAAAAAGTAACATCGGGTTACATCAGTTAATACTCCAAGAGTGGTAAGCTCAATCATATGATTCAAATCTGAGGTGTGTCTCCTCAGTCTGATCCTTCCCTTCTTAATCTAGGTTGTAGGTTGTGTTCTTGTCTTGCCTTTGAGCAAGTTATATTTTACACAGACAGACGTAACCTAAAAATGTGTGGTCGTCACTTCTTGTACTTAGGGTGTTCAGAGTTGGAGAGTTGAGCCTGTGCTGCGCGTATATACAGTAAATGGATGTTTCTGTGGATGTGAAGTAGAATATCAAGGTTTCTATATAAAAGGATAggaaggagaatcgaaccaaggATCTCTGTCACAATCGAAACCACACTAAACTGTTCAATCTAgcattaatatttttttccattcatgtAATGACAACGCCCGCTCACTAAGGGTGTTTCACTCATCAGTCCTCACACTGcatttcttgtctttttttgtgttGGATTGGATCTTTTTACAAGTGAAATAATTATCATTGTAATGTGGCCGCTACGCAGCGTCCCCTCACTAAATCAAACATTATCTCTACTTAGACGATGTCGGCGATCAGCTCTGTGAGCGGGTTTTGGGCGTTCTCTACGAGATTTGGTTGGTGGCTTGCGTCAAATGCTTCCCATCACCGCCTTTATGGAAGTCGTTCCGTGAAATGTGCCTCAACTGGCGTCATCGCACGGGTTTGGTGGACCAATGGAATCGAGTCAACATGGCTCTCACAGCCCGGCTACTGGGTTTCATGTACGGCCCTTCTATGCCCGCCATGAAGATCCGTAAGTACTCATTGACAAGTGAAAAATTTTGGTTCGGGAATGAACGTGGCCATAAAAGTCGCCATGGCGATCAGATTGAGAGCATTCTGGGAATTTGGCGGTAAAGCGAGAGACACACTTGATGATGGCAATAACAATAATGACGAGAAAAATGATAATCGTGCCGAGGAGGGTGATGTCGACCTTTGAGACCGTGTCAAAGTAGGCTCCTCGTCTGTTCTGACATCTGGGCATTCTTATATTGGGAAAACTCATGAAAAACGTATAAAATGTAGCGACTGTGTTGTATTCACGAGGCTGTCTCTCACTCCGGAGAGCGTTTTTGTCAGTGTTTGATTATCTCGTAACCAtaaagtgagtgagtgaggccGAAGTTTAACGGCATCTTTATGAGATTTGTGTAGCAAAACTCGTCCTCGTTAGACTCTGTCCGTGTTCTGAGCTCCTCTTGGGAAGTCATGATGTAAATGATAAGTAAAATCGACTCAAAAGCTTTTATTGCCCATTTTGGAGGTAGTAATGGCGTTGGAATGTCCCTCTCCCTTTGACAGGGAGACGCATTACCATTCCTTTATTGTTCATGGTTGTAAAATAAAAAGCTACGATATTTTACTTTGGCTTACAGCCAAGTCATTTTCAGATCGATCTGGTTCGTTGACTCTAAATTCCAGCACTTTTTGAGAACCAATTAAACTTACACTAACGCGCTTTACTTAAAGAACCAACAAATCAGTAAGATATTTTTAAAGCACAGCTGCAAGTATCTTTATAACCAACAAAATTCTTATTTATACTTAAAACAAGCactaaaataaaaatgctGTACTGTGCATGATTACTATTTTTGGCGACACTTTTATACTCATTGTATTATATACATATTTCCCAAGGGAGTTGGGTGAAATGGAAGTGAAGGGTCAAACTTGCTGCGAGTagagaaaagcttttttggAGTGGTTGAGATGGTCATAATTGTAGTTACCTAGCCAATGATCATGGAAGTCCATAGAATGAGTATTAAAGAGAAGGTCAATATGTTTTTCCTCTGAGCAAGTGTGCGACAAAAAGCGTACGCAGTACTAGAAATGAGAGATAGGTTGGTGCATGCAGAAGTAGGTATGTGAGAGGGTCTTTCAGCTCTCTCCCTAGGCAATCGTCATCACTCCAGATAATAAGTAGCAAGTGTCACTTTAAAGACTAACATCCATTCAAAAGGCCACTTCTCGTGATATCTGACCATGTTCTGCCATCCTGGCATTCTTAAGTAataaatatattgaaaataaaactatACTTTTACAAATCTACgctaaaaaaatgttcaagaacAGATCTACTTCTAAGCCAGTGGTTTTTTCTATGTTGGACATTTCTTGTTGAACAATgcatgtgcgtgtgtgtaAGCCCCTTTTCTATGAAGGACTAAGTGTCAAGTAAACAATAATAGCCCTAACAATTAAAAAGTAAACCGTTGTTCTATTCACCCTCTATCTTTCCAAGTTTTTAAAAGCCGGGCTCTAACTTTAATCCATAATACAACAATGAGCTCCGCCGAGAGTGTTCCTCGCTCCGGATTTAAAACGAGCGATCAAATGATCAATGTAATGGCGCTGTTTCGAGTTTTTTTGCCAGCTGCTGataacagcagcagcaacttTACTAGAACATTATCATTACTTTTAAATGAGGTCACAGTTGTTTATTTTCACGAGGAGGGAAAAGGAGATAAAATCTGACGACTATTTCGCTATAATCTGGAGCCCGCTCTTGTGTACTGTCACTCAGCTCGATCCAGTAAATCAACATTAACGTCATGAGAGCAGGATGGAATGCCGCTAGTTTCATCAAAAGTTAAAATGAGGGAAATGCTTAGATTGAAGTACATGGCTTTGCCCATAAATGACAGTTATTATGGTTCTAGCGGAGGAAGATGCCCATCTAGTTCCCCGTGAAATGACCAACGATTGCGTGGCCCAAGCTTGGTATCGCTTTATAAACTCATTGGGCAATCCGGTGGATCTATCCAGACCGTCCATTGTGTCGCAAACTCAGCATTTCTACCAATATGCCATCGTGGCTGAGAACGTGATTGATCCCACTCATCATCCATGTTTAGCGGCACTGCCCGTGAtcttcttgaagtccatgaaagGCATTTCTGCCATGGTGGACGCGTACTTGGGTGAGTTACAAACGTACTCAAGTTGAATTGACCAAATCCGTATCAACTCCATCCAATGTTCTCTATTGCTTGCTGCTCTCTTGGATGAAATCTGAAGGTATTTTCACGGGTTTGGATGACTCTGAACATGCCCACTCTTGCTTCACCTATCCCCTAGAACCACCTACAGAGCATCTCTCTCAGCAGTCTTTGGCGTTGATTTCTAGCCCATTAACGCCCACCCCACCTTATCAGAGAAGAAATTTGATTCTGGGTATGAGACTTTGAAGTATTCCAGACTCTTTGCGTGCTGATCCCGGCCAACCCCTTGAACTAATAACGCCTCCCATTCCAAAATTCTTGGTGAAGGTATAAAAGGGAGCAAGAAACCGTTTTGTAATCGCCTAAGCTCCCACTGCTTAATGACAACGTAAAGTTGGAACCACCTGCCCTGATTTCAAGCAGGACGATAACAAAAGATGCCAATCTATTGTTGAAGGAAGCGAATAGAGGATGAAGTGAAGAGTTCAAAAGTCACTTTTAAGACTTTGTTATTCAAAACTCGACGGACATGCCACCATCAATACGAGCATatggtttgttttttaaagatagattttggttttgataCTCCAGACTGATCTAATTTTAACCGTTCTTAAAACTATCCCTAATAAATACTAGGCCCGCCAAAACTACCAGACCACCAATAAATAGCAAGCAGGAATTGCAGGGCGAGCTTTttaaattatttcaaaatcaagaacgTCTCCAGCTTTCGTGATCGAGAATTGGTCAACTAGAAAAAATCATAGGATTCAAATCGGGAGAGAAAGGTGGCCATTTCGTTTTTGACTTAAAGCTAAAACAAATGATGTATTTTGTTTGGGGGAGCTCCCAGGCCATTCCCCCTCCTtcttaaataataaaaaacggcatcaagccatcaaaataCCGGGCAATGTCACTCGACGTGGAagtggttgattttttttgcagaaactttttcaaattcagattggatGAATCACTATAATTACCAGCTTAATAATTGTGCAAAAGGCGACCGGATGGAATATATTTGTCAGGGTGTATGATTTGGGACCTCAGGAAAGCTGGTCTTAATTATGGAGTAATTACTACCAAAAATATGAATCGTCATGCTACGTTAGCTTTTGACGAAATTTCTTTCCAACGAACCAGTTTGTTAgtaaaaaccaaaaaaaggcttATAAAAGATAGCTTAGAGATTTCTCTGACCTGAAGGTGGTCCATTTTGGCTGGAAAACCGTCCgaagtttcaaaaaatcctCCTCAGACTATGCATAGTACAGCTTACACATCAGTTCCACCACAACTTCGGCAGGAAGTTAGCGAcacatttgataaaaaaaatatatcaaaatctCTAATCCCTATtatcttattattattatgataGCAGATCCACACCTGTCCATGAACTTCAAGTGGTCCATTTCTTTCGATACATCCCCTCTTTGTGACCGAGCTCAGTTTGGGTGCAACCAATCCCTCACCCTCACCCTCACCCCCCCNCCCGAGTGCTTGGTTTGACCTTCTCCTTGACGCGTTAAATCTAATGGCTAACGTTCTAATAGGATTGGCTCAAACTCACCTCCACCATTTAAGGCGGACCCCGCCACCGTTGGACAAAACCAGGGCCGCGTCAATTGACATTGCTACCTCGTCATCCTTTGATTTCAGCTCAGGTCTCATTCTAAGTGACTTTTCAATCTAGTCCAAcctagtactactactattactattattaGTCAACTGCTTGCTTAGCTTCGATCATCGCATGACTTTTCCCCTCAGAGTGGATTGAGACGTTTCTGCATGAAACTAGACTAGAGCCAAGAGTTCCGTGTTTGTCCTCAAATGCATTCAGCATATGAGCCTTATTAAAACGTTTACATATTCATTAGGTCTACCCAAGGCATCGCACTTGATGGGGTTGAGCAGGTCCACTTCAACCACGGGACCTCCATCGACCAATACCAGTCATATCAGCTCATCATCCACCTCCATTGGATTTTCAGGTAAAAGTTAATTCAAATGCATGGAGACTAGGTTAAAATTTGGAATGATGAAACTGCAAAAGATACCCTTTGATGGTGAGATCCCATTGGCACTCCCGATTTTCGTCCAGCTTTGAGCCGGACTTGAGGATCGGTATTTGAGTCCAATGGGAGTTCCTAAATGATCTCATGCTGATAAGATCTGACCCTTAAATCAAATCACTGCTGTATCAGCATCTCATTTCCTGTTCCTCACCCTAACCAATGAATTTTCTAATCCTCAATTTTAGGCCTCTATGACAAGCCTATTCTAGCGGCGGCTCGCCCCAAATGCAATTCCATCTTGCACCTTTTCGGAAAATGGCTCTTTGAAGCCGCCTTTATAGGGACGGACTACGCCCAAGGTCCGGCTCAAAGTGCACAGCAGGGCCAGCCCAAGTCTGCCCCACCTCAACTGGCGCCGGTGCCACCCCCAAAACGCCCTCAATCCATTCATTTAGATCCGAGCCGTCGCATATCCACTTCAAGCCAACAATCTGTGGGAGGGACCTCCATCAGCGAATCCCTCGAATTACCTGCCGCCCTCTCTCCTGATCGATTTGAATCCGGCCAGGCTGAGGCTATGGGTGCGTTATGTCGCATTTTCTGCTCGAAGAAAACCGGCGAGGAAATCCTGCCCGTCTATTTGGCTCGGTTTTATTTGGCCCTGCAACAAGGCTTGGCCGTGAGCCCAGATAAAGTCGTGAGCGAGGTGATCGCCATGATTCTAGTAAATTCCAACGATCTCTTGCGACTTGACCTGGATGGCGTCCACGTGGTGTTACCGTATCTGATTACAGCCTTGGAATCGGTTCTCCCAGAGCGGGAACTCAAACTTCGGCCGACTAACGTGTCTAAAACCGAATTGAGGAGAGCGGGGATCAATATCTTGATCTCCATGCTTGCACTACCATCCCATTTCCAGGTGAGTTGATGGAGTTTGATCTGAATGTGGCCGGCCTCTTTGAATGTCAGGCTTATTGCCTCTTAGAATCTGCCAATTAAAGAATTGGTCCCGGGACACCAAGGCGAAGCTATCGGTCACACATTTGTGAGTTTGAAGCCAAGGATGGTGAATTTGTTGATCAACGCCCTCCAGGTCGAATCGGAGGCGATCAACACACAATTGCTCTTGGCTGGGTTGATGTTTGTGGTCCAGGATTCGTCCGCTTTGGAAATGGCGGAGacgaaaaatggacaaaactCTCAGGATGCAGAGAGGATCACCGGAGGTGAGTTCACCGTTATACGAGTATCTTAGTATGGTAGTAACCTCCTTAGGTTGCATTACCTTACCCATTAACCCGTATCATacgttttattttgttttcggGTGTGTTGGATTGCACCCTATTAATACCTATTTTCAGGGTCCAGTGGACCGAATTCAGGGAATTTTAGCTCCCTCAATGGGGCTCCCCTGAGTGATTTTTCCCAGATTAGTGAGGATTTGAACAATGGTACTTGcgttttattcttttttatcatttccaATTGTTTCTTGCTGGTGGAAGATGCTCCTATACTTTTTCTGTTTAGTTCGTTTATTCTTAACCAAGCGGAtcagaacttttttttttcaagtctcaaAATGGCTTCTTGGACATTTCAGCTCAGATTTTCTTTTCCGCTAAATACTCGTGCCTTTTTTCGACCCTCCATGTAGTGTTGCTTCTTAAAGCTTGAttgttcaaattatttttcacaGCCTAATCCAggacctctctctctttcggcctgtctgtctgtctagATTGTGCGCAAGCCGTGTTTGTTCGAACCACCTACTTGGTTTGTCACCGCCTGATCTCCTCGTGGAAAACCGATCTAAACACTTCTTTAGCGGCACTAGAAGTTCTGGGTGGATTGGCCAGAGTTCAATTGCCTCGTCAGGATCCGCTCGAATCTAAGCGAGCTGTTAAATGGATATGCGATTACATCGTCACTCAATGTTCTCGTCCACCTCCAGCCCATTCCAAGGACTTGCACTCGTCGATCGTGGCCGCTTTCAGATGTCTACGAACTTGGTTATTGAATCATCCATATCTCCTAAGGGACAAGGAATGCATAGCCACTGTGCTGGAGGTGGTTGAGCAAGGCGTGTCTGGCTCGAAATCTAAGAATAAGGCATCGGATGAACCGATACTCAAGGAGGATAAGATCTTATCACCGGCTTCCCGACGAGTAAGGGACGCGGCAGAAATGCTTTTGACATGCTTGTTGGAACAAGTCGAGTATTTTCCGTCCAAATGTGGAGCCGAGTCTTTGTCCACGCTCTTGGATGAAGTGGGTCTGTTTCAGCAATGCGCCAATGGTGATATCGTGTCTATGGCCGAGGCCGTTCAGAACTTTCGATATCTTGTCGTGGACAACTCGATTATTATGGGCATACTGGAAGAGCCCTTGGGAAATGATCAGGAACCTCAACCAAGTGTAAGAAAATGTGAAGAAGTGTCTTGACACAGCTGTCGATCAGTCTAGAAATATTTATGTTCTTAGGTCACTGTTTTGCTGAGAACTGCTTCGAGTCGAAATGCGTGGACCATGCAACTCAGACAGCTCCCCAGGCACAAATCGGGTATGAAATCGACTCAGATCAATCCGGGTCGACCTCTGCCCATGGGCGATGTTGGCTCTAAGCCTCACCAAGTTCCGAGGTTCTTTCCTGATTCGATTGAGCGGATTCCTTTGTGTAAAGCGTAAGTCTGGCTTATGAAGTTGTATCAATTGATTGGAATATCATTTTCGCGGGGTTTTAGGGACCGATCCATTCCACCCGTGGAGCATGTGGTGGGCGATGAAAAATCTCAGCGAGACACCGACACTTTGTCCCAATTGATGAACCAGCAAGCTCAGTTAGAGGAGGAAGTGGTCCAGAAATCTCAAGAGGAAAATGCGCACTCCTAcgatttccaatttgaatgtcAGGCTCCGGAACCTTGTTATGAATTCCAGACCGCCAGGCTGATCCTGTCTCATCTGGGATTGATGAATATGAACACTTTGAGGCAGAACTTCGACTCTCCACTACCCAAACTCATAGCACTGGAGAGCGACTCCATCAATTTCGTCACGGACTTAGAAATGCTGGATCGATTCAGCCCAAGGACCGCAGATACCGTCCACATGTTTTATGttaaaagtggacaaaagaaAGTCGGCGAAATCCTTCAAAACGTGGTAAGtcccttcatttttttcctccaactGTCTACTTTTCGTCTACAAAAGTTATTTCCTCCTACAGCACTCCAATGGAGATGTTCATCCATATTTTCTGGAGCTTTTATCTTCGCTGGGATGGCCAGTCAATGTCTATAATCACCCCGGATGGACGGGTCATTTGTCTACCTCTTGGCGAGAACAAACCGAACCCATGAGTCCTCCCGAATGGCAAATCCCGGGTGGTTCGGGGGGAGGAGGAGCCTACGACGGGGATCACTACGCCTTGTATTGGGCGGATGCCTCGGCCGAGATAGCGTTCTTGGTGCCCACCAACAAGCCGAAAACTTCGCCTTCGCCCAGCCTCATAACAGACTCGGGATCTGCGACCGGCACGGAAGGTAATAACTGATACTTCCCGCTCAGTAACCATCCTATTTTAAATAACCAGGACATACCTTGCGAACATACAACAACCTTGTTGCGAACGAAcacttaacctaacctaacctaacacaaCACGATATTAGTAACCCTTCAAGTCTCTATCTtaaccttttaacattttgccatatATTTAAAAAGTAGCATCGCCgactaatcggtggagaataacgtttatccagaTATGCCCTGTGGTTTCCGATTGTAGATGGCGCAGCTAAAGCTGCCGCCTAACAATCCCTTCATCGCTCTTCTTTCCTCTTCATGTTATCCGTTCCTGAAGTCCTTTCTCAGCGGGCCCACTTACTCACTAAGTCGCTTCACTGTGCGTTAAAGGGGTTGCGGCACAGACAGTGTACGTCACCCTACTTTGTGGTTTGCGCGCGCTTTGCCCGTCAGACTCCTCACAACTCTAGCGATctgatctctctctctgacGATCTCTTTGAAGAGCCTACCTAGCTGAGCGAGCTGCTGTCAGCCATTAATTTGAGTGATTGAGTGATGTATGTTGTTCGTTAATTCGTTCGTTCCTCCGCTCTACTGTCTCCCTGATTCCCTGGTTCTTTCCGTGAAACGGCAAAATTTCAAGTCTACTTTGCTGACTTTGACGACAGGAGGCGAGAACTGTTTCGGAGCTCGCTCGCtagctcgctcgctcgcttgCTCGGAGACTCAGGttttctctccctcctctccgtTTTCAAGGTTTCCTCTTTTCTGGAAACAATTCTGCGGGAACTAGGCGAGCGTAGAAAGCGACACCCACCACATGGACAGGTTTCCTGTGGGGATTTAGTTTCTTCTCCCTGCCGGTTCCTGTAGACCTGGTCTCTTGGTCGCCAAGTCATCTCCGTCAAAAGGGGAGTTTCAGGAAAACGAAACGTCACTAGAAAAGGGGTCGCTCATCAATCTACCACCGACAGAGGCTATCTCTGTACTGGAAGTAGTTGATGATTACCAGACTTGTGTCAATTACATTCTAAAGTGTAATTAATTAGGTTTCAGGTGTAAGTAATTGCACTTACAAttagttcattttgaaatgttattgATAAGCAGGGGTCGGAAAAgtagtttgtgattttgatcaaaatagttGTCTTTCAGCTacgaaaatcagccaaaataagtttcgAAAACGTATGGTATTTAAGGTAAAAAATGCTTGATTAAtatttttcacgatcttcttgctctttgagcTCAGTGCAATCCCAGATTTTTGCCCTTGGGTCTGGGATTTGTTGCAAAGGGATTTGCTGTTCTTGGATAAAGTTCTCCTCTTATGAATGGTTTGATGATGGACGCCAAAAGGCTCATCCACTTCCTTGGGcctcttgccggtcttcaGGAGGCCCTTAGTATTGGTGCTGACATCAAGAATGCTCTCACTAgcattttagaacattgttttggtggcaaacaatGAGAGGGTTACCACTTTTCTTTAAGTTGAAACTTAATCTTTTGTAGCATTACATTATGCCATGTGCTCAACacttcctcttaatgaaagcttgtgGATTAATGCTAAACAAATCTTCGAGCAGGGGCAAACATTGCTCAGAATTTTTTACACCCATCCTGTATTTCCCCTAAATTTCCCCTAAACATGTCCCATTCATTGTCgccgaaaatcctcggttttaggttattttatggttaaaattcatgaaatagttttttgcccaaaaacgACTAACATAGTTGAAAACTTAGTTCAACCTAAGAaattatctttccgacccctattGATTAGAATTACTGTTACTCTCAGATTGCAATTTACCTACCTATACTCCAAATTCGACcttgttcatatttttcgagctttttattaaaaaatgtacCTCCTGCATAATTTGGCACTAACTTGGCCTGGACAAGCTAAACGCGCCCTCCTTTATGAAATTCAGGAACCAAGCGCATGCACATTAAATTTTCTTATCAATGTTTCTTGATTACTACTCTGTGAAGAGAATTTAGCGCAGAAAGCGTCACAGGAGTGACCTTCTTTGCAATTTAATGAGTACTGCTCTTAAGATCTACTTGAGATACAATGGTCCGTTACAATCTAACAATCTGACAGTCTGACAATCAAACAGAGATGTTTGTCAACACTATAAGACTGCTCTATGACAAGGAATAAATTGACGAGCAAGATTCAATGAAGAAACGTCAACATCAAGCATAATTCCAATAGTTTTtaaaaacgcatttttttttattttgctgaCGGAAATGTTATTTAATTGTCTCAATTATATCCGTTCacatgtaattaattacaattaatCTGTTTCTCAATGTATTTAATTGCAATTAACTGAAAAATTAATTGAATTTCcgtaattgtaattacaattacaacacCCGTCTGATGATTGCGAACTTTTAATGTTTGTAATCTATGACAAAAATGACCATGTAAGGCGCAGCTTGTTCTATCGCCCAATAGCAAGATATTTTTCCAGGGACAAAGAATGCTTCGAAAACAACAGATTGTAAGTTAGCCACGGTTTTCACGACCTTGGCAATAATGACATGAAGTGCCGTTGAGTTTTCCTTGCAATTCGATCATTGGCCACTTTCAATAGAACTAGCTAGTAGCTAGATCAAGTGATTTTCCCAGTCATGAATCATTCATTGACATCCCGTGGCGATGATGTAGATAGAGGATCTCCGTTTACTCCTTCTTCCTCGCAACTTTGTATCTCTTCTGTATGACGAGTTGctaatgttgttgttgcccaTGGGGGAGGTGTGACTGAGATCATTTGTCAAGGCCCTATGGCACGGGCTCCGTCATCTCGGCCATCAGGCTACGAGAACAGTCCCGGAGCCCTCTGGACACACCAGAGATGATCATTAATCCTTCCCTGACTCTGCATGTAGAAGTCGGTGGGCAGTACGTGGGTAAGTCTTGACGGCTTCCATTGACTTTCCCCAGTCAGTTGAGCCATGCATTAATCTCCCCGAAAACGACAGTCCTCGGAACAATGGGACCTCATTCATATCCTCGCCATGCCAGATCAGTTATCATGCATGACTCTCGAATGGAACCAAGACTGTGAGCATGACTGTGCTCATCTCTGGAGGCCGTAAACCAGAGTGTATGTAATAAATTACTTATTCCATGGGCTCTATTATGCCCCGCCAGTAGCCCGCCTTCGCTCCCCTTGTAAGAAACTACCAAAATTGGGCCAAAGCGGGGAGTTATTTATCTCTCGGCAGTTTGCTTGGCTGGCTGGCGTCTTCACTCGTGCACGAACTCGACACCATGTGCACTACGAGAACTACGCTGCAGTCTCCTCACagtgttgttgttattgttgctgttgttgctgctgatgTTTTTGTTGAAGTACGTGTTGTACTAGACAACGACAGATAACTCTTGTCGGGTTACCCATTTTTCTTATGAAAGAGAAACAGGATGGCAATTTCTCAAATTTCTCAGTTTCGAGCATATTTGTTATGATGTCATATCCAAGACATGTACAAGCagacaatttcaaaaacaa
This window harbors:
- the LOC131890976 gene encoding ral GTPase-activating protein subunit beta-like isoform X3, producing the protein MCLNWRHRTGLVDQWNRVNMALTARLLGFMYGPSMPAMKIPEEDAHLVPREMTNDCVAQAWYRFINSLGNPVDLSRPSIVSQTQHFYQYAIVAENVIDPTHHPCLAALPVIFLKSMKGISAMVDAYLGIFTGLDDSEHAHSCFTYPLEPPTEHLSQQSLALISSPLTPTPPYQRRNLILGLAQTHLHHLRRTPPPLDKTRAASIDIATSSSFDFSSGLPKASHLMGLSRSTSTTGPPSTNTSHISSSSTSIGFSGLYDKPILAAARPKCNSILHLFGKWLFEAAFIGTDYAQGPAQSAQQGQPKSAPPQLAPVPPPKRPQSIHLDPSRRISTSSQQSVGGTSISESLELPAALSPDRFESGQAEAMGALCRIFCSKKTGEEILPVYLARFYLALQQGLAVSPDKVVSEVIAMILVNSNDLLRLDLDGVHVVLPYLITALESVLPERELKLRPTNVSKTELRRAGINILISMLALPSHFQNLPIKELVPGHQGEAIGHTFVSLKPRMVNLLINALQVESEAINTQLLLAGLMFVVQDSSALEMAETKNGQNSQDAERITGGSSGPNSGNFSSLNGAPLSDFSQISEDLNNDCAQAVFVRTTYLVCHRLISSWKTDLNTSLAALEVLGGLARVQLPRQDPLESKRAVKWICDYIVTQCSRPPPAHSKDLHSSIVAAFRCLRTWLLNHPYLLRDKECIATVLEVVEQGVSGSKSKNKASDEPILKEDKILSPASRRVRDAAEMLLTCLLEQVEYFPSKCGAESLSTLLDEVGLFQQCANGDIVSMAEAVQNFRYLVVDNSIIMGILEEPLGNDQEPQPSVTVLLRTASSRNAWTMQLRQLPRHKSGMKSTQINPGRPLPMGDVGSKPHQVPRFFPDSIERIPLCKADRSIPPVEHVVGDEKSQRDTDTLSQLMNQQAQLEEEVVQKSQEENAHSYDFQFECQAPEPCYEFQTARLILSHLGLMNMNTLRQNFDSPLPKLIALESDSINFVTDLEMLDRFSPRTADTVHMFYVKSGQKKVGEILQNVHSNGDVHPYFLELLSSLGWPVNVYNHPGWTGHLSTSWREQTEPMSPPEWQIPGGSGGGGAYDGDHYALYWADASAEIAFLVPTNKPKTSPSPSLITDSGSATGTEGDEDQLSSGKSSLGAPSSLTLQLNAQPIGDPASFKKKSTAFNRQVSMVNQLDVKILVIWLERMEDSHGLPLEEMLAETHTGFEAECGFFSQVKDAFFIFIQPLMSGLLRIKLQGPASKMNIASPLTDGMVVSRRSLGTLIRQTSLNIACRKRLEMDCYQPPHVRRKQKIQEIAQKYRSHMTEPEFYAGLFSPPTV